The Streptomyces sp. NBC_01275 genome has a segment encoding these proteins:
- a CDS encoding GNAT family N-acetyltransferase, whose product MPPVNTATVIPATATVVATADLLDRVGDWGTTLTPAGVFHLAPVQVERDLLRVGRWMNDPAVAAFWELAGPRSVTERHLRSQLADEERSVPCLGVLEGMPMSYWEIYRADLDPLARHYPARPHDTGIHLLIGGVADRGRGLGSLLLRAVADLVLDRRPTCARVVAEPDLRNTPSIAAFLTAGFRFSAEVALPTKRAALMIRDRNLRDLM is encoded by the coding sequence GTGCCCCCCGTCAACACGGCGACCGTCATCCCTGCCACCGCCACCGTCGTCGCCACCGCCGACCTGCTCGACCGCGTCGGCGACTGGGGCACCACTCTCACGCCCGCGGGCGTGTTCCACCTCGCCCCCGTTCAGGTCGAGAGAGACCTTCTCCGAGTCGGCCGGTGGATGAACGACCCTGCTGTCGCGGCCTTCTGGGAACTCGCGGGCCCTCGGTCGGTGACCGAGCGACACCTGCGGAGCCAACTCGCCGACGAGGAACGGAGCGTTCCGTGTCTCGGCGTACTGGAGGGCATGCCGATGAGTTATTGGGAGATCTACCGAGCCGACCTCGACCCGCTGGCCCGCCATTACCCGGCCCGACCGCACGACACCGGAATCCACCTCCTCATCGGCGGTGTCGCCGACCGCGGCCGAGGGCTCGGCAGCCTGCTGCTCCGGGCCGTCGCCGACCTCGTACTCGACAGGAGACCCACATGCGCACGCGTCGTGGCTGAACCCGATCTTCGCAACACCCCCTCCATCGCCGCCTTCCTGACCGCAGGCTTCCGGTTCTCCGCCGAGGTCGCCCTGCCCACCAAGCGGGCCGCCCTCATGATCCGAGACCGGAACCTGCGTGATCTGATGTGA
- a CDS encoding ATP-dependent DNA helicase, which produces MTKPSLPELLHAAVSAVGGTERPGQVTMAEAVAEAIDDGSHLLVQAGTGTGKSLGYLVPALAHGERVVVATATLALQRQLVERDLPRTVDALHPLLRRRPEFAMLKGRSNYLCLHRLHEGVPQDEEEGLFDQFEAAAPTSKLGQDLLRMRDWADETESGDRDDLTPGVSDRAWAQVSVSSRECLGATKCAYGAECFAEMARERAKLSEVVVTNHALLAIDAIEGAPVLPQHEVLIVDEAHELVGRVTGVATGELTPGQVNRAVRRAAKLVNEKAADQLQTAAEGFERLMELALPGRLEEIPEDLGYALMALRDAARTVISGIGATRDKSVQDEDAVRKQALASVESVHDVAERIVNGSEYDVVWYERHDRFGASLRVAPMSVSGLLREKLFADRSVTLASATLKLGGDFNGVGASLGLAPEGTESEDFPKWKGLDVGSPFDYPRQGILYVAKHLSRPARDGDRADMLDELTELVQAAGGRTLGLFSSMRAAQLAAEELRGRIPEFPILLQGEETLGELIKNFAADPKTCLFGTLSLWQGVDVPGPSCQLVVMDKIPFPRPDDPLMSARQKAVEEAGGNGFMAVAATHAALLMAQGAGRLVRASGDRGVVAVLDQRLATARYGSYLKASLPDFWYTTDRNQVRKSLAAIDAVAKQTEAQ; this is translated from the coding sequence ATGACGAAGCCCTCACTCCCCGAACTCCTGCATGCTGCCGTCTCCGCCGTGGGCGGTACGGAGCGCCCCGGCCAGGTGACCATGGCCGAAGCCGTCGCGGAGGCGATCGACGACGGATCCCATCTGCTGGTCCAGGCCGGCACCGGCACCGGTAAGTCGCTGGGGTACCTCGTGCCCGCGCTCGCGCACGGTGAGCGGGTCGTGGTGGCGACCGCCACCCTCGCCCTGCAGCGTCAGCTCGTGGAGCGGGACCTGCCGCGCACGGTGGACGCCCTGCATCCGCTGCTGCGCCGACGCCCCGAGTTCGCGATGCTCAAGGGCAGATCGAACTACCTGTGCCTGCACCGCCTGCACGAAGGCGTTCCGCAGGACGAGGAGGAGGGCCTCTTCGACCAGTTCGAGGCTGCCGCGCCCACCAGCAAGCTGGGCCAGGACCTGCTGCGCATGCGCGACTGGGCGGACGAGACCGAGTCCGGCGACCGCGACGACCTCACGCCCGGCGTGTCCGACCGGGCCTGGGCCCAGGTGTCGGTCTCCTCCCGAGAGTGCCTGGGCGCGACCAAGTGCGCGTATGGAGCCGAGTGCTTCGCCGAGATGGCCCGTGAGCGCGCCAAACTGTCCGAGGTCGTCGTCACCAACCACGCGCTGCTCGCCATCGACGCCATCGAGGGCGCCCCGGTCCTCCCGCAGCACGAGGTGCTGATCGTCGACGAGGCGCACGAACTGGTCGGACGGGTCACCGGCGTCGCCACCGGCGAGCTCACCCCGGGCCAGGTCAACCGGGCGGTACGGCGTGCGGCGAAGCTGGTCAACGAGAAGGCCGCCGATCAGCTCCAGACCGCAGCGGAGGGCTTCGAGCGGCTGATGGAGCTGGCGCTGCCGGGCCGCCTGGAGGAGATCCCGGAGGACCTCGGTTATGCCCTGATGGCGCTGCGCGACGCCGCGCGCACCGTCATCTCCGGGATCGGCGCGACCCGCGACAAGTCCGTCCAGGACGAGGACGCGGTCCGTAAGCAGGCGCTCGCGTCCGTGGAATCCGTGCACGACGTGGCGGAGCGGATCGTCAACGGCTCCGAGTACGACGTCGTCTGGTACGAGCGGCACGACCGCTTCGGCGCCTCCCTGCGCGTCGCCCCCATGTCCGTATCGGGCCTGCTGCGAGAGAAGCTCTTCGCGGACCGCTCCGTGACCCTGGCCTCGGCCACCCTGAAGCTCGGCGGGGACTTCAACGGTGTCGGCGCCTCCCTCGGCCTCGCCCCGGAGGGCACGGAGAGCGAGGACTTTCCGAAGTGGAAGGGCCTCGACGTCGGCTCGCCCTTCGACTACCCCCGGCAGGGGATCCTGTACGTCGCCAAGCACCTGTCGCGCCCCGCGCGCGACGGCGACCGCGCGGACATGCTGGACGAACTGACCGAACTGGTCCAGGCGGCCGGTGGCCGCACGCTCGGTCTCTTCTCCTCCATGCGGGCGGCGCAGCTCGCCGCTGAGGAACTGCGCGGCCGCATCCCCGAGTTCCCGATCCTTCTGCAGGGCGAGGAGACCCTGGGCGAGCTGATCAAGAACTTCGCGGCGGACCCGAAGACATGTCTCTTCGGCACGCTGTCGCTCTGGCAGGGCGTGGATGTGCCCGGCCCCAGCTGCCAGCTGGTCGTGATGGACAAGATCCCGTTCCCGCGCCCGGACGACCCGCTGATGAGCGCCCGCCAGAAGGCGGTGGAGGAGGCCGGAGGCAACGGCTTCATGGCTGTCGCCGCCACGCACGCGGCGCTCCTCATGGCGCAGGGCGCGGGCCGTCTGGTCCGGGCGTCCGGGGATCGTGGCGTGGTGGCCGTCCTGGACCAGCGACTGGCGACAGCCCGTTACGGGAGCTATCTGAAGGCGTCCCTGCCGGACTTCTGGTACACCACGGACCGCAATCAGGTGCGCAAGTCGCTCGCGGCGATCGACGCCGTGGCCAAGCAGACAGAGGCGCAGTAG